In Papaver somniferum cultivar HN1 unplaced genomic scaffold, ASM357369v1 unplaced-scaffold_7696, whole genome shotgun sequence, the DNA window AAAggaccaaatattatgaaccggaaacttaaaaatcttccatAGTGCTTCTTGTGAACAAACCCACCGTGCATCAAGAAATTGTGATATCTCATCATTCTTGTCGAATGGTCTGCAAATCTGAAAGGAAATCATGTCAGGTCCTTTGTATATATACTTGTACAAATACTTCACGGCCTTAATACTGGAGCATATTTCAACATTGATGTGGCAATTATACTTCTTCAAGAGCCAAGGGTTATATGGTACTACCCATCGATTATCCAAGAAAAGGCCACCTTTCTCCACAGTGATCCCATTATCGCGTCTTCTATTCAATCATTTTCTTGGATCGTATGTTCTGAAAACTGACGTGGATATGCTTTCTTACAGGAATCTTTTCTCATGCAGGGAGAATTTGGTTTCAGTCTGCCACATGGTCCATGTATCATATGTTTTTTCACTATTTCATATAATTCGGGTTCAATGCTTGGATCAGGAATCTCTGCGCGCACAATCTGATCATATTCATCTGGATTATTCAGCTTTTCTTGATCGCTAAGAATCACCAACATATGAGCATGGGGCATACCACGCTTTTGGAACTCcacaacatgaacatgagctacaACAGTACCTAAGACTCCGCGATTATAAATATCCTTTTTCAATTCCTCGAGTTTTGCTTTGAAGATTCTTGTTGTTAGGTCAGGCCTGTCTTGGTGAGTTTCGCCTGGTCCCAATTCATTCACTATCTTATACCACGACGTATTACATGTCATTGTGATGAATAAATCCGGTTTTCCATACCTTTGAACTAAAGAGATTGCATCTTGGTATCGGTTTTCTTCCAGTTTAACCTAATAGACAATGAAATTTGTATTTTGAGTTTCCCATTCAATACAAACACAAtcttagaaaaagaaaaggaaacaactTTTAAATATATACACTACTTACCAGCATTTCGTACCCCGCTATTAAATATATCTTGTAATCCCTGGTACATCTCAGCTCTGATTGTTTTTTTATTGTCCCGTACTCATCGT includes these proteins:
- the LOC113344490 gene encoding uncharacterized protein LOC113344490, with amino-acid sequence MLVKLEENRYQDAISLVQRYGKPDLFITMTCNTSWYKIVNELGPGETHQDRPDLTTRIFKAKLEELKKDIYNRGVLGTVVAHVHVVEFQKRGMPHAHMLVILSDQEKLNNPDEYDQIVRAEIPDPSIEPELYEIVKKHMIHGPCGRLKPNSPCMRKDSCKKAYPRQFSEHTIQEND